A stretch of the Fodinicurvata sediminis DSM 21159 genome encodes the following:
- the thpR gene encoding RNA 2',3'-cyclic phosphodiesterase, whose translation MRLFTALALPEEVREELSEICSGVPGARWIPPENMHLTLRFIGEVDNAQARDIDDMLLGLNGKGFELTLSGVDVFTDGPRITSLWAGVEANEPLNRLQAKVEQAIIRAGLPPERRKFKPHVTLARGRIENGPKLQQFMSRNALLKIGPFRVEDFVLFSSFLSQSGPLYTEEVSYPLEPVYA comes from the coding sequence ATGAGACTTTTTACAGCCCTCGCCTTGCCCGAGGAGGTTCGCGAAGAGCTTTCCGAAATCTGCAGCGGCGTCCCGGGCGCACGCTGGATTCCTCCAGAGAACATGCACCTGACCCTGCGTTTCATCGGCGAAGTGGACAACGCCCAGGCCCGCGATATCGACGACATGCTGCTGGGGCTCAACGGCAAGGGATTCGAGTTGACCCTGTCCGGTGTGGACGTCTTCACCGACGGTCCGCGCATCACCTCGCTCTGGGCCGGAGTCGAAGCCAACGAGCCGCTCAACCGGCTGCAGGCCAAGGTGGAACAGGCGATCATCCGCGCCGGCCTTCCGCCTGAACGGCGGAAATTCAAGCCGCACGTCACCCTGGCGCGCGGGCGAATCGAAAACGGCCCCAAACTGCAGCAGTTCATGTCCCGCAACGCACTGCTGAAGATCGGCCCCTTCCGGGTCGAGGACTTCGTGCTGTTCTCGAGCTTCCTCTCCCAGTCGGGGCCGCTTTACACCGAGGAAGTGAGCTATCCCCTCGAACCGGTCTATGCCTGA
- a CDS encoding tellurite resistance TerB family protein, which translates to MLDHHSALIYAMVLASAADQEMNDEEVEMMSEIIKFLPAFRDYDLNQLSSTARSCAEMLRDEEGLELAIEKIRQSLSEPLCETAYALACDVVAADGTATQEELRLLELLRHRLDVPRLEAAAIERGAAARFRQV; encoded by the coding sequence ATGCTCGATCACCACAGCGCTCTCATCTATGCCATGGTCCTGGCATCCGCAGCGGATCAGGAGATGAACGACGAGGAAGTCGAGATGATGAGCGAAATCATCAAGTTCCTGCCCGCTTTCCGCGACTACGACCTCAATCAGCTGTCCAGCACGGCACGTTCATGCGCCGAAATGCTGCGGGACGAGGAAGGGCTGGAACTTGCCATCGAGAAGATCCGCCAATCCCTGTCCGAACCCCTGTGCGAGACAGCCTATGCTTTGGCCTGTGATGTTGTCGCGGCCGATGGTACGGCCACACAGGAAGAGTTGCGCCTGCTGGAACTGCTGCGCCACCGTCTGGATGTCCCGCGACTGGAAGCAGCCGCCATCGAACGGGGGGCTGCTGCGCGGTTCCGTCAGGTCTGA
- a CDS encoding usg protein, with amino-acid sequence MNAVALQLRDYRLTTAEILYHMPDHPGLLQTFVWQEYDLAPKFPELRRFLNFWSSNLEGKLHSVKVANQKIISASDWMNTDCELTLH; translated from the coding sequence ATGAACGCCGTCGCGCTTCAGCTTCGCGATTACCGCCTGACCACGGCGGAAATTCTCTATCACATGCCGGACCATCCCGGCCTTCTGCAGACCTTTGTCTGGCAGGAGTACGACCTGGCACCGAAGTTTCCCGAATTGCGCCGCTTCCTGAATTTCTGGTCCAGCAACCTTGAGGGCAAGCTGCATTCCGTGAAGGTCGCCAACCAGAAGATCATCTCCGCAAGCGACTGGATGAACACCGACTGCGAACTGACGCTTCACTGA
- a CDS encoding COX15/CtaA family protein, with translation MANQLSYGKTRNDGIPITSPEHRRAVIAWLLVTAFMVFAMAVIGAITRLTESGLSIMEWAPLTGTLPPLSDAEWQRLFALYKTIPQYQQINAGMSLAEFKTIFWWEYIHRLWGRTIGLVFALPLAWFWWRGRLPSWLKPHLLILLGLGALQGLMGWYMVASGFADRVSVSQYRLALHLFLAIFIYGYTLWLVFRLAWPNAGEASHRGVLHHLRRSLLALILLLTLTLFSGAFVAGLNAGLTYNSFPLMDGRLVPEGYGQLSPWLLNLFENIAAVQFNHRLLASLTLLATLGLFLWSLRLPLSAASRCAMMLLVLAALGQFVLGVVTLLAVVPVGLGAAHQAGALLLLTAALHALYRLRPAT, from the coding sequence ATGGCCAACCAGCTTTCCTACGGCAAGACACGAAACGACGGCATACCCATCACGAGTCCCGAGCATCGGCGCGCCGTGATTGCCTGGCTGCTGGTCACTGCCTTCATGGTCTTTGCCATGGCCGTGATCGGGGCCATCACGCGTCTGACGGAGTCCGGCCTGTCCATCATGGAATGGGCACCACTCACCGGGACCCTGCCCCCCTTGTCCGATGCCGAATGGCAGCGGCTCTTCGCACTCTACAAGACGATCCCGCAGTACCAGCAGATCAACGCCGGCATGTCGCTGGCCGAGTTCAAGACCATCTTCTGGTGGGAGTACATCCACCGCCTCTGGGGCCGGACCATCGGACTGGTCTTTGCCTTGCCGCTGGCCTGGTTCTGGTGGCGCGGCCGCTTGCCGTCCTGGCTGAAGCCGCACCTTCTGATCCTGCTTGGGCTGGGCGCGCTGCAGGGCTTGATGGGCTGGTACATGGTGGCCAGCGGTTTTGCCGACCGGGTTTCGGTCAGCCAGTACCGCCTGGCCCTGCACCTGTTCCTGGCCATCTTCATCTATGGCTACACTCTCTGGCTCGTTTTCCGGCTTGCCTGGCCAAATGCCGGGGAAGCCAGTCATCGGGGCGTGCTCCACCATTTGCGGCGCAGCCTGCTTGCCCTGATACTGCTCCTGACACTCACGCTTTTCTCCGGAGCCTTCGTCGCCGGGCTGAATGCCGGGCTGACCTACAACAGCTTCCCTCTGATGGACGGGCGCCTCGTCCCGGAGGGTTATGGCCAGCTCTCGCCCTGGCTCCTGAACCTGTTCGAGAACATTGCCGCGGTGCAGTTCAATCATCGCCTGTTGGCCAGTCTGACTCTACTGGCCACCCTGGGGCTCTTTCTGTGGTCCCTGCGCCTTCCCCTTTCAGCCGCAAGCCGGTGCGCGATGATGCTTCTGGTCCTGGCTGCATTGGGGCAGTTCGTGCTGGGGGTGGTCACCCTGCTTGCAGTGGTTCCTGTGGGGCTGGGCGCCGCGCACCAGGCTGGCGCGCTGCTGCTGCTGACAGCGGCCCTGCACGCCCTCTACCGCCTGCGCCCGGCGACCTGA
- a CDS encoding glutathione S-transferase family protein — protein MILAGRNLSPFTRRCAISLIHAGMSYEALELNAAQEMDKVQQYNRLGRVPALQLDDGTCLVDSWAILDWIDQQVGPDKALVPGSGDERRDVLRLTAYAMGTMEKAVAYFYETGLRPEDKRWKDWGDRLGSQVVDGFAFLEDALGTRDWLHGDRMTQADITTVCAYDFATVRAADLLDGGKRFPKLAALTERCNQLEPFAKTNLDPYRG, from the coding sequence ATGATTCTGGCCGGACGCAACCTGTCCCCCTTCACCCGCCGCTGCGCCATCTCGCTGATCCACGCCGGCATGTCCTACGAGGCACTGGAGCTCAATGCCGCCCAGGAGATGGACAAGGTCCAGCAATACAATCGCCTGGGCCGCGTTCCGGCCCTGCAACTCGACGACGGGACCTGCCTGGTGGACAGCTGGGCCATCCTGGACTGGATCGACCAGCAGGTTGGCCCGGACAAGGCTTTGGTGCCGGGCAGCGGAGACGAGCGGCGCGACGTTCTGCGTCTGACCGCCTATGCCATGGGCACCATGGAAAAGGCCGTGGCCTATTTCTATGAAACGGGGCTGCGCCCCGAGGACAAGCGCTGGAAGGACTGGGGGGACCGCCTCGGCTCCCAGGTCGTCGATGGCTTTGCTTTCCTTGAGGACGCACTGGGTACGCGTGACTGGCTTCACGGCGATCGCATGACCCAGGCAGACATCACCACCGTCTGCGCCTATGACTTCGCCACCGTACGTGCCGCCGACCTGCTGGACGGCGGCAAGCGCTTCCCGAAGCTGGCAGCCCTCACCGAACGCTGCAACCAGCTTGAACCCTTCGCCAAGACCAACCTGGATCCCTACCGCGGCTGA
- a CDS encoding sodium:calcium antiporter has translation MTMLEQWSMVGLLTGFALAALVVLFSGLRITALADTLADRTGLGEAISGAVLLGAATSFSGTIVSITGALDGHASLAYSNSIGGIAAQTAFLAIADLTYRKANLEHAAAELANIFQAVVLIVLLTLPLIALSLKEVTVFAVHPLSLLIPVVYVSALVATRSLKEAPMWKPVSTRHTREDTPEREDPATRRKSNLRLFASFALLMILMGLGGWVIAKTAAEVTDRLSLSQSLVGALATAVVTSLPELVTTIAAVRRGALQLAVGGIVGGNIFDTLFLTAADVSYREGSLYHATGMADQFWTVTAILMTGVLLGGLILRQRSGPGRIGVESLALLLIYVVAIGLQATNSSG, from the coding sequence ATGACCATGCTTGAGCAATGGTCGATGGTGGGACTGCTGACGGGCTTTGCACTGGCAGCACTGGTGGTGTTGTTCAGCGGCCTGCGCATCACGGCCCTGGCGGACACACTGGCTGACCGAACCGGACTGGGCGAGGCTATCTCGGGTGCCGTTCTGCTGGGCGCCGCGACCTCCTTCAGCGGCACGATCGTATCGATCACGGGTGCGCTCGATGGCCATGCGTCGCTGGCGTATTCCAACAGCATCGGCGGGATCGCCGCGCAAACGGCCTTTCTCGCCATCGCCGACCTGACCTATCGCAAGGCCAATCTGGAACATGCCGCGGCCGAGTTGGCGAATATCTTCCAGGCGGTGGTGCTGATCGTGCTGCTGACCCTGCCGCTGATCGCGCTCAGCCTGAAGGAGGTCACCGTCTTCGCGGTGCACCCTCTGTCCCTGTTGATCCCCGTTGTCTATGTCAGTGCGCTGGTCGCCACGCGTTCGCTGAAAGAGGCGCCCATGTGGAAGCCGGTCTCGACACGACACACCCGCGAGGACACGCCCGAGCGCGAGGACCCCGCCACGCGCCGGAAAAGCAATCTGCGCCTCTTTGCCAGCTTTGCCCTGCTGATGATCCTCATGGGGCTGGGCGGCTGGGTGATTGCCAAGACCGCCGCCGAGGTCACGGACCGCCTTTCACTTTCCCAGTCCCTGGTGGGCGCCCTGGCCACGGCGGTGGTGACCTCGCTGCCGGAACTCGTCACGACCATCGCCGCGGTGCGCCGGGGCGCGCTGCAGCTGGCCGTGGGCGGGATCGTCGGCGGCAACATCTTCGACACGCTCTTCCTGACGGCTGCGGATGTCTCCTACCGGGAGGGGTCGCTCTATCATGCCACGGGCATGGCGGACCAGTTCTGGACCGTCACCGCCATCCTGATGACGGGGGTGCTGCTGGGTGGGCTGATCCTGCGACAGAGAAGTGGGCCGGGACGCATTGGCGTGGAGAGCCTGGCTCTGCTGCTCATCTATGTGGTCGCGATCGGCCTTCAGGCCACGAACAGCTCGGGGTGA
- a CDS encoding DedA family protein, with protein sequence MESWVTDLLGFVQANQQWVVPVLFVMAFGESLAVVGVLLPFTALIMACGGLIGAGALDLWPVLLSSIPGAILGDSVSYWLGRWLGLRLLHIPLFKRHRRMLARGRLFFRHYGMASIFLGRFIGPLRASVPLMAGTLRMPQPRFQLANVASAILWVPVLLAPGFLAAKGAVWARADPERWDLVASLLVLAVLVLVAWYLLRCWLKART encoded by the coding sequence GTGGAAAGCTGGGTCACGGATCTTCTGGGCTTTGTGCAAGCCAACCAGCAGTGGGTCGTCCCTGTCCTGTTCGTGATGGCTTTCGGCGAATCCCTTGCCGTGGTCGGCGTTCTACTGCCTTTCACGGCCCTGATCATGGCCTGCGGTGGCCTGATCGGCGCGGGCGCCCTGGATCTCTGGCCGGTGCTGCTCAGCAGCATTCCCGGCGCAATACTGGGTGACAGCGTGTCCTATTGGCTTGGCCGCTGGCTGGGTCTGCGCCTTCTGCATATTCCGCTGTTCAAACGACATCGCCGCATGCTGGCCCGCGGCCGCCTGTTCTTCCGGCATTATGGCATGGCCTCGATCTTCCTCGGCCGCTTCATCGGGCCGCTGCGCGCGAGCGTGCCACTTATGGCCGGAACTTTGCGCATGCCGCAGCCGCGTTTCCAGTTGGCTAATGTGGCCTCGGCGATTCTGTGGGTGCCAGTCCTGCTGGCCCCCGGATTCCTGGCGGCCAAGGGCGCTGTCTGGGCCAGGGCCGATCCGGAGCGCTGGGATCTGGTGGCCTCACTCCTGGTGCTGGCGGTTCTGGTGCTGGTTGCCTGGTATCTACTGCGCTGCTGGCTGAAGGCACGAACCTAG
- a CDS encoding uracil-DNA glycosylase family protein, producing MKQPDRLGDALEQARACRLCADQLPLGPRPVVQASTTASLLIVGQAPGTKVHESGLPFNDASGDRLRDWLQVDRDTFYDAERIAIMPMGLCYPGRDPRGGDRPPMKICAPTWHPLLRPLMTSVALTLLVGSYAQAWYLAERRARSLTETVRNWRGYLPEFLPLPHPSWRNTAWLKRNTWFAEELLPDLRARVRRLLAMS from the coding sequence ATGAAGCAGCCTGACCGCCTGGGGGACGCGCTGGAACAGGCACGGGCTTGCCGGCTTTGTGCAGATCAGCTTCCCCTGGGCCCCCGACCCGTGGTCCAGGCCAGCACGACGGCGTCCTTGCTGATCGTGGGGCAGGCGCCGGGCACGAAGGTTCACGAAAGCGGACTGCCTTTCAACGACGCTTCCGGCGATCGCCTACGAGACTGGCTGCAGGTGGATCGCGACACCTTCTATGACGCAGAACGGATCGCCATCATGCCCATGGGCCTGTGCTATCCGGGGCGCGATCCGCGTGGGGGTGATCGTCCGCCCATGAAGATCTGTGCCCCCACCTGGCATCCTTTGCTGCGCCCGCTGATGACTTCCGTTGCCTTGACTCTGCTGGTCGGCAGCTATGCCCAGGCCTGGTATCTGGCCGAACGACGTGCCCGCAGCCTGACCGAGACGGTCCGGAACTGGCGCGGTTACCTGCCTGAGTTCCTGCCGCTGCCGCATCCCAGCTGGCGCAATACCGCCTGGCTGAAGCGCAATACCTGGTTTGCGGAAGAGCTTCTGCCGGACCTGCGCGCCCGGGTCCGGCGCTTGCTGGCAATGAGCTAG
- the cobB gene encoding Sir2 family NAD+-dependent deacetylase — MKLNPEGKIVILTGAGVSRESGLNTFRDADGIWAQVRIEDVATPEAFARDPEGVQAFYNARRQGLRAAEIQPNAAHLALAELESDWPGEVLLVTQNIDDLHERAGSRNLIHMHGELFKARCEDCGSIHEWRGDLEVTSPCPACGDSGNLRPHVVWFGEMPFEMDRIAAELESCDLFLSVGTSGSVYPAAGFVQEVRMAGRGHTVELNLEPSEGRDLFHEHHHGPASEVVPDYVHSLLEGVGRR, encoded by the coding sequence ATGAAGCTGAACCCCGAAGGAAAAATCGTTATCCTGACCGGTGCGGGCGTGTCTCGTGAATCCGGTCTCAACACATTCCGTGACGCCGACGGAATCTGGGCACAGGTGCGGATCGAGGATGTGGCCACACCCGAAGCCTTCGCCCGGGACCCGGAAGGCGTTCAGGCCTTCTACAATGCGCGGCGCCAGGGGCTGCGTGCTGCGGAGATACAGCCGAACGCCGCCCATCTTGCGCTTGCCGAACTGGAAAGTGACTGGCCCGGCGAAGTGCTGCTGGTCACGCAGAACATCGACGACCTGCACGAGCGGGCCGGCAGCCGGAACCTGATTCACATGCACGGCGAACTTTTCAAGGCGCGCTGCGAGGACTGCGGCAGCATTCATGAATGGCGTGGCGACCTGGAGGTCACCAGCCCCTGTCCGGCCTGTGGCGACAGTGGCAATTTGCGCCCGCATGTGGTCTGGTTCGGCGAAATGCCCTTCGAGATGGACCGCATTGCAGCCGAACTTGAAAGCTGCGACCTCTTCCTCTCGGTCGGCACCTCGGGCAGCGTCTATCCGGCCGCCGGCTTCGTCCAGGAGGTCCGCATGGCCGGCCGCGGGCATACCGTGGAGCTGAACCTTGAGCCGAGCGAGGGCCGGGACCTGTTTCACGAGCACCATCACGGCCCGGCTTCGGAAGTCGTGCCGGACTATGTGCACAGCCTGCTGGAGGGTGTGGGACGCCGATGA
- a CDS encoding low molecular weight protein-tyrosine-phosphatase: MRILFVCTGNICRSPTAEGVLRQKLGKRGLDHVLVDSAGTHGYHVGESPDPRARDKAAQRGYSLDDQTARRIAIEDFERFDWVIAMDRGHLRQLERLCPPQATAEIHLFRDFQGGSHAGQDIPDPYYGALGGFNEVLDLIEAGCEAMLDQLQQDGVPRRS; the protein is encoded by the coding sequence ATGCGTATCCTCTTCGTGTGCACCGGCAACATCTGCCGCTCGCCCACCGCCGAGGGCGTCCTGAGACAGAAACTCGGCAAACGCGGCCTCGATCATGTCCTTGTCGATTCGGCCGGAACCCACGGCTACCATGTGGGCGAAAGTCCGGATCCGCGGGCACGCGACAAGGCCGCTCAACGCGGATACAGCTTGGACGACCAAACGGCGCGGCGGATCGCAATCGAGGATTTCGAACGTTTCGACTGGGTCATTGCCATGGACCGTGGTCACCTGCGGCAGCTCGAGCGGCTCTGCCCGCCCCAGGCCACAGCCGAAATCCATCTGTTCCGGGACTTCCAGGGCGGATCGCACGCGGGGCAGGATATACCCGACCCCTATTACGGGGCGCTGGGCGGCTTCAACGAAGTTCTGGACCTGATCGAAGCTGGCTGCGAGGCAATGCTGGACCAACTGCAGCAGGATGGAGTGCCAAGGCGCAGCTGA
- a CDS encoding fructosamine kinase family protein, with translation MKERRERSGQHGLPGFKLRAMIDLLDRPHHERPLGGGCIAQVSLLEFEDGEKLVAKRDGGRGGDLELEGWMLRYLAQNSTLPVPEVHHCESELLLMSWLPDGGGLSTAAERHAADLIAKLHAITAPDFGLERDSLIGPLHQPNPQETDWITFFRDHRLLYMADLAKDRGRLPAGTRHQIDRLAVRLPDLIPAGVKPSLLHGDLWGGNILASGDRISGFIDPAIYYGDREMDLAFSTLFGSLGEGFFQRYQELQPLEPGFFEERRELYNLYPLLVHTALFGGGYAGAVKRITEGFL, from the coding sequence GTGAAGGAGCGCCGGGAAAGGTCTGGACAGCATGGCCTGCCCGGCTTCAAGCTTCGCGCCATGATTGATCTGCTGGACAGACCCCATCACGAACGCCCGCTCGGCGGCGGCTGCATCGCCCAGGTCAGCCTGCTGGAATTCGAGGACGGCGAGAAACTGGTGGCCAAACGCGACGGCGGCCGCGGCGGTGACCTGGAGCTGGAAGGCTGGATGCTGCGCTACCTGGCCCAGAACAGCACGCTTCCCGTGCCGGAAGTCCACCACTGTGAGAGCGAACTGCTGCTGATGAGCTGGCTGCCGGATGGTGGTGGATTGAGTACAGCTGCAGAGCGCCACGCCGCCGACCTGATCGCCAAACTGCACGCCATCACGGCTCCCGACTTCGGCCTGGAACGCGACAGCCTCATCGGTCCGCTGCATCAGCCCAATCCGCAGGAAACGGACTGGATCACCTTCTTCCGCGATCATCGCCTGCTCTACATGGCCGATCTGGCAAAGGACCGAGGCCGCCTGCCCGCCGGCACCCGCCACCAGATCGATCGCCTGGCCGTGCGCCTGCCCGATCTGATTCCGGCGGGCGTAAAACCCTCTCTGCTGCATGGCGACCTCTGGGGCGGCAACATCCTGGCCAGCGGGGACCGTATCTCCGGCTTCATCGACCCGGCGATCTACTACGGCGACCGCGAGATGGACCTTGCCTTTTCCACGCTTTTCGGCAGCCTCGGCGAAGGCTTCTTCCAGCGCTACCAGGAGCTGCAGCCCCTGGAGCCTGGCTTTTTCGAGGAACGCCGCGAGCTCTACAACCTCTATCCCCTCTTGGTGCACACGGCCCTGTTCGGCGGGGGCTACGCCGGGGCGGTGAAACGGATAACGGAGGGCTTTCTGTGA
- a CDS encoding DMT family transporter, with product MSQDSSDSGDAGENRLLIGISAMLTGMACLTVMDATAKWLGEGYAISQIVFFRNFFSLIPVAFIVWFGGGLPALRTKRLKLHLLRGLFILVAIYSFFYGLRFMQLAEAVSIAFLAPLFVAALSVPILGERVGPRRWTAVLIGLLGALIIIRPGTEVFKWASLLPATAALSYAFIMVIGRKLSRTDSNAAIMVYGTFVAVIVSGIFLPFDWRMPSLFDWLLLLEMGILGGAAIYFITVAYRNAQASLVAPFEYSALLWGLILGWLLWREFPGAHVWLGAGIVIASGIYLLYRENQVARQKARAQPERPVARPRSFR from the coding sequence GTGAGCCAGGACAGCAGCGACAGCGGAGATGCAGGCGAGAACCGGCTGTTGATCGGTATCTCGGCCATGCTGACCGGCATGGCCTGCCTGACCGTCATGGACGCCACCGCCAAGTGGCTGGGCGAAGGCTATGCCATCAGCCAGATCGTCTTCTTCCGCAACTTCTTCTCGCTGATCCCCGTGGCCTTCATCGTCTGGTTCGGCGGCGGCCTGCCGGCCCTGCGCACGAAACGCCTGAAGCTGCACCTTCTGCGCGGCCTCTTCATCCTGGTGGCGATCTACAGCTTCTTCTATGGCCTGCGTTTCATGCAGCTGGCCGAGGCCGTCTCCATCGCCTTCCTGGCGCCGCTCTTCGTGGCCGCGCTGTCGGTGCCCATCCTGGGCGAGCGGGTCGGCCCGCGGCGCTGGACGGCGGTCCTGATCGGCCTGCTGGGCGCGCTCATCATCATCCGCCCGGGCACCGAGGTCTTCAAGTGGGCCTCGCTGCTGCCCGCCACGGCGGCGCTCAGCTATGCCTTCATCATGGTGATCGGCCGCAAGCTCAGCCGCACCGACAGCAACGCCGCCATCATGGTCTACGGCACCTTTGTGGCCGTTATCGTCTCGGGCATCTTCCTGCCCTTCGACTGGCGCATGCCCAGCCTGTTCGACTGGCTGCTGCTGCTGGAAATGGGCATCCTGGGCGGCGCGGCCATCTATTTCATCACGGTCGCCTATCGCAACGCCCAGGCCTCGCTGGTCGCGCCCTTCGAGTACTCGGCCCTGCTCTGGGGCCTGATCCTCGGCTGGCTGCTGTGGCGCGAGTTCCCCGGTGCCCATGTCTGGCTGGGTGCGGGCATCGTGATCGCCAGCGGCATCTACCTGCTCTATCGCGAGAACCAGGTGGCCCGTCAGAAGGCGCGGGCCCAGCCAGAACGGCCCGTCGCGCGCCCGCGCAGCTTCCGCTAG
- a CDS encoding LytTR family transcriptional regulator DNA-binding domain-containing protein, with product MRERRSQPPFTSCPVPSSQPAFELFPWDSAAAADPPPALAHDWVFSGALALLSDRVDTAIGRILQQSAEDVGADRGWMLEYDDSGLLFRNTHEWCRRNVSSHVEDLQSIPVSMIAWLHGHLVAGQAVMINSVQDLPAVVRELRAELIRQQVKSTLNVPVFYEGRLRACIGFDSTRQPTRWGPQVAGALAQTAQLIAQARYGQRPSEGPPLPAIQKHHKLAPMVYLRMHGRVRGVTLLEVSGLRAARDYTRVHLHNGDAFLDTRPLSVWQGLLPPEHFLRIHRSGLVNLVHVQQFDRHAGSNGQRWQLVVRGLDQPWSVSRPYRRELRHRLGV from the coding sequence TTGCGTGAGCGCCGTTCACAGCCACCATTCACCTCCTGTCCCGTGCCCTCCAGTCAACCCGCCTTTGAACTCTTTCCCTGGGACAGCGCCGCAGCAGCGGACCCGCCCCCCGCGCTTGCCCATGACTGGGTCTTCTCTGGCGCCCTGGCCCTGCTGTCCGACAGGGTCGACACGGCCATCGGCAGGATACTCCAGCAGAGTGCCGAGGACGTCGGCGCCGATCGCGGCTGGATGCTCGAGTACGACGACAGCGGCCTGCTGTTCCGCAACACCCATGAATGGTGCCGCCGGAACGTCTCCTCCCATGTCGAGGACCTGCAATCCATCCCCGTCTCCATGATTGCCTGGCTGCATGGCCATCTGGTCGCCGGCCAGGCCGTCATGATCAACTCCGTGCAGGACCTCCCCGCCGTCGTGCGGGAGCTGCGCGCCGAACTGATCCGGCAGCAGGTGAAGAGCACGCTCAACGTTCCGGTCTTCTACGAAGGCCGCCTCAGGGCCTGCATCGGCTTCGACAGCACCCGGCAGCCCACCCGCTGGGGGCCCCAGGTCGCCGGCGCCCTGGCTCAAACGGCACAGCTGATTGCCCAGGCCCGCTATGGACAGCGGCCATCGGAAGGCCCGCCCCTCCCTGCGATTCAGAAACACCACAAGCTTGCCCCCATGGTCTATCTGCGCATGCATGGCCGGGTGCGTGGCGTCACCCTGCTGGAGGTCAGCGGTCTGCGTGCTGCACGCGACTACACGCGGGTCCACTTGCACAACGGGGACGCCTTCCTGGACACCCGCCCGCTCAGCGTCTGGCAGGGCCTGCTGCCGCCCGAGCACTTCCTGCGCATCCACCGCTCCGGCCTCGTCAACCTGGTCCACGTCCAGCAGTTCGACCGCCATGCCGGATCAAACGGCCAGCGCTGGCAACTTGTCGTTCGCGGCCTCGACCAGCCCTGGAGCGTCTCGCGCCCCTACCGCCGCGAGCTGCGGCACCGCCTGGGCGTCTGA